Proteins found in one Enterococcus sp. 9D6_DIV0238 genomic segment:
- a CDS encoding DNA-directed RNA polymerase subunit epsilon, with product MIYKVYYQETKTRNPKREDTKSIYVEAENDVIVRQQVEENTPYNIEYIQALDENHLAYEQEHAEFSLTEF from the coding sequence ATGATCTATAAAGTTTATTATCAAGAAACAAAAACACGCAATCCAAAAAGAGAAGATACAAAATCAATCTATGTTGAAGCTGAAAATGACGTTATCGTGCGTCAGCAAGTAGAAGAAAATACCCCATACAATATTGAGTACATCCAAGCACTTGATGAAAATCATTTAGCTTATGAACAAGAGCATGCGGAATTCTCATTAACGGAGTTTTAA
- a CDS encoding YbaN family protein, with translation MKKFLYISLGSFTFGLGTLGIFLPILPTTVFYLLTAFFWMRSSEKLYTRFINSSYYQKYIQESIVEKKITPLGRVKLFTTLFIIFAIPCLIVRNPFMTMTLSFVYVVHLIALNLYFNKKNGKETEKPERS, from the coding sequence ATGAAAAAATTTCTTTATATTTCTTTAGGCAGTTTTACTTTTGGTTTAGGTACTCTAGGAATCTTTTTACCCATTTTACCGACAACCGTCTTTTACCTTCTAACAGCCTTTTTCTGGATGCGCAGCTCAGAAAAATTATATACAAGATTCATCAATTCTAGCTATTATCAAAAATATATTCAAGAATCGATCGTGGAAAAGAAAATCACTCCTCTAGGACGAGTAAAATTATTCACAACTTTATTCATTATTTTCGCGATTCCCTGCTTGATCGTGCGCAATCCTTTTATGACTATGACTTTGAGCTTTGTCTATGTAGTCCACTTGATCGCACTGAATCTATACTTTAATAAAAAGAACGGAAAAGAAACAGAAAAGCCCGAACGATCGTAA